The following proteins come from a genomic window of Corynebacterium hansenii:
- a CDS encoding DUF2631 domain-containing protein encodes MAQGHKKEEIYNGVSNLDVPAAKWGWSALSERSLQIAGWVSVAFLIAMLWGNHPGKVENLWLIGIAVIFAIGLLWRMFSPKGKQVRTVTAHNKPAGHVEPLWSHDQVNGTGAYAELSESQMRAWNHTPDTYGPNRAQTPVTGGMPSIDEDKGKSLRS; translated from the coding sequence GTGGCCCAAGGACACAAGAAGGAAGAGATCTACAACGGCGTCAGCAACCTCGACGTCCCCGCCGCGAAGTGGGGTTGGAGCGCCCTCAGCGAGCGCTCCCTCCAGATCGCCGGCTGGGTTTCCGTGGCCTTCCTGATCGCGATGCTCTGGGGCAACCACCCCGGCAAGGTCGAGAACCTCTGGCTGATCGGCATCGCAGTCATTTTCGCCATCGGACTCCTGTGGCGCATGTTCTCGCCGAAGGGCAAGCAGGTCCGCACCGTCACCGCGCACAACAAGCCGGCCGGCCACGTCGAGCCGCTGTGGTCCCACGACCAGGTCAACGGCACCGGCGCCTACGCCGAGCTGAGCGAGTCCCAGATGCGCGCCTGGAACCACACCCCCGACACCTACGGCCCGAACCGGGCCCAGACCCCGGTGACCGGCGGCATGCCGTCCATCGACGAGGACAAGGGCAAGTCCCTCCGGTCCTGA
- the pyrH gene encoding UMP kinase, with protein sequence MTDTTSDKDTRTGFRRVMLKLGGEMFGGGSVGVDPNVVENVARQIAEVARAGTEVCVVIGGGNFFRGAQLQQRGMDRARSDYMGMLGTVMNCLALQDFLEQQGVETRVQTAIQMTQVAEPYLPLRAKRHLEKGRVVIFGAGMGMPYFSTDTTAAQRALEIGCEVLLMAKGVDGVYSDDPRENPDAELFDHISHREVIERELRVADATAFSLCMDNDMPILVFNLLTDGNIARAVAGEHIGTLVRS encoded by the coding sequence ATGACCGACACCACCTCCGACAAGGACACCCGAACCGGTTTCCGGCGAGTGATGCTGAAGTTGGGCGGTGAGATGTTCGGCGGCGGTTCGGTGGGCGTGGATCCCAACGTCGTCGAGAACGTCGCCCGCCAGATCGCGGAGGTCGCCCGGGCGGGGACCGAGGTGTGCGTGGTCATCGGCGGCGGCAACTTCTTCCGCGGCGCGCAGCTGCAGCAGCGCGGCATGGACCGCGCCCGCTCGGACTACATGGGCATGCTCGGCACCGTCATGAACTGCCTGGCGCTGCAGGACTTCCTCGAGCAGCAGGGCGTCGAGACGCGCGTGCAGACGGCCATCCAGATGACCCAGGTCGCCGAGCCGTACCTGCCGCTGCGCGCCAAGCGCCACCTGGAGAAGGGCCGCGTGGTCATCTTCGGCGCCGGCATGGGCATGCCGTACTTCTCCACCGACACCACCGCCGCCCAGCGCGCGCTGGAGATCGGCTGCGAGGTGCTGCTCATGGCCAAGGGCGTCGACGGGGTCTACTCGGACGATCCGCGCGAGAACCCCGACGCCGAGCTGTTCGACCACATCAGCCACCGCGAGGTCATCGAGCGGGAGCTGCGCGTCGCCGACGCCACGGCGTTCTCGCTGTGCATGGACAACGACATGCCGATCCTCGTGTTCAATCTGCTCACGGACGGCAACATCGCCCGCGCCGTGGCGGGCGAGCACATCGGCACGCTGGTCCGCAGCTGA
- the rlmN gene encoding 23S rRNA (adenine(2503)-C(2))-methyltransferase RlmN: MTKQLPLVFKAPRRGMPGTHLADLDGPALKEAVKELGLPAFRANQIARHYYGRLEADPETMTDLPAAARGKVRDALFPPLLEPVRHISCDDGETRKTLWKAGDGTLLESVLMKYPDRATLCISSQAGCGMACPFCATGQGGLQRNLSTAEIIDQVREAAATMRDEGGRLTNIVFMGMGEPLANYKRVIAAVRRITDPVPDGFGISQRNVTVSTVGLAPAIRKLADEDMSVTLAVSLHTPDDELRDELVPINNRFSVAEVLDAARYYADKSGRRVSIEYALIRDINDQGWRADLLGKKLHKALGSRVHVNLIPLNPTPGSKWDASPKDRQDEFVRRVREQGVPCTVRDTRGNEIAAACGQLAAEGA, translated from the coding sequence ATGACCAAGCAACTCCCGCTCGTCTTCAAAGCGCCCCGGCGCGGCATGCCCGGCACCCATCTCGCGGACCTCGACGGTCCGGCCCTCAAGGAGGCCGTGAAGGAACTCGGCCTGCCCGCGTTCCGCGCCAACCAGATCGCCCGGCACTACTACGGCCGCCTCGAGGCGGACCCGGAGACCATGACGGACCTGCCCGCCGCCGCCCGCGGCAAGGTCCGGGACGCGCTGTTCCCGCCGCTTCTGGAACCGGTGCGCCACATTTCCTGCGACGACGGCGAAACCCGGAAGACCCTGTGGAAGGCCGGCGACGGCACGCTTCTGGAATCGGTGCTGATGAAGTACCCGGACCGGGCGACGCTGTGCATCTCGTCGCAGGCCGGTTGCGGCATGGCCTGCCCGTTCTGCGCCACCGGCCAGGGCGGCCTGCAGCGCAACCTGTCGACGGCCGAGATCATCGACCAGGTGCGCGAAGCCGCCGCCACGATGCGCGACGAGGGCGGCCGCCTGACCAACATCGTGTTCATGGGCATGGGCGAGCCGCTGGCCAACTACAAGCGGGTCATCGCCGCGGTGCGCCGCATCACGGACCCCGTGCCGGACGGATTCGGCATCTCGCAGCGCAACGTCACGGTGTCGACCGTCGGCCTGGCGCCGGCGATCCGCAAGCTCGCCGACGAGGACATGTCGGTCACGCTCGCGGTGAGCCTGCACACGCCGGACGACGAGCTCCGCGACGAGCTCGTGCCCATCAACAACCGCTTCAGCGTCGCCGAGGTCCTCGACGCCGCGCGCTACTACGCCGACAAGTCGGGCCGCCGCGTCTCCATCGAGTACGCGCTCATCCGCGACATCAACGACCAGGGCTGGCGCGCGGACTTGCTGGGCAAGAAGCTGCACAAGGCGCTCGGCTCGCGCGTGCACGTCAACCTCATCCCGCTCAACCCGACGCCGGGGTCCAAGTGGGACGCCTCCCCGAAGGACCGGCAGGACGAGTTCGTCCGCCGCGTCCGGGAGCAGGGCGTTCCGTGCACGGTCCGCGACACCCGCGGCAACGAGATCGCCGCCGCCTGCGGGCAGCTCGCCGCCGAGGGAGCGTAG
- a CDS encoding phosphatidate cytidylyltransferase: MEELRLPKPRNSAGRNVPVAIAMGVFLGSLVIGSLFLGPWAWYVLVAGAAALGTWEVAQRLRESDWMLPRPVLILGGQSMIWLSWPMGVRGIAVGLVATLISLLVSRLFLYGANEAPRNWLRDVGVGCFVILWIPLCLAFAASLARMPTPGDVNPVWVIVAFMLCVVANDVGGYIAGVFFGKHPMAPAVSPKKSWEGFAGSVAFGAAVGVACAVLLLDAPWWFGLALGILLVVSATLGDLVESQFKRDLGIKDMSTMIPGHGGLMDRLDGMLPAAAMTWMLLSVIGL, encoded by the coding sequence ATGGAGGAGCTCCGCCTTCCCAAGCCCCGCAATTCCGCGGGGCGCAACGTGCCCGTGGCCATCGCCATGGGCGTGTTTTTGGGCTCGTTGGTCATCGGTTCGCTGTTCCTGGGCCCGTGGGCCTGGTACGTGCTCGTCGCCGGCGCCGCGGCGCTGGGGACGTGGGAGGTCGCCCAGCGCCTGCGGGAGTCGGATTGGATGCTGCCGCGCCCGGTGCTGATCCTCGGCGGCCAGTCGATGATCTGGCTGTCCTGGCCGATGGGCGTCCGGGGCATCGCGGTGGGACTGGTGGCGACCCTCATATCCCTGCTGGTCAGCAGGTTGTTCCTCTACGGGGCGAACGAGGCCCCGCGCAATTGGCTCCGCGACGTCGGCGTCGGGTGCTTCGTCATCCTCTGGATCCCGCTGTGCCTCGCGTTCGCCGCGAGCCTCGCGCGGATGCCCACGCCGGGCGACGTGAACCCCGTGTGGGTGATCGTCGCCTTCATGCTGTGCGTGGTGGCCAACGACGTCGGCGGCTACATCGCCGGCGTGTTCTTCGGCAAGCACCCGATGGCGCCGGCGGTGAGCCCGAAGAAGTCCTGGGAGGGCTTCGCCGGCTCGGTCGCCTTCGGTGCCGCGGTGGGCGTCGCCTGCGCGGTGCTGCTTCTCGACGCCCCGTGGTGGTTCGGTTTGGCCCTGGGCATTCTGCTCGTGGTCTCCGCGACGCTCGGAGACCTGGTGGAATCCCAGTTCAAACGGGACCTGGGCATCAAGGACATGTCCACGATGATCCCGGGCCACGGCGGCCTGATGGACCGCCTCGACGGCATGCTCCCCGCCGCCGCCATGACGTGGATGCTGCTGTCCGTCATCGGCCTCTGA
- the tsf gene encoding translation elongation factor Ts has translation MANFTAADVKKLRELTGSGMKACKDALVETEGDFDKAVEILRVKGAKDVGKRAERTAAEGLVAVSGNTMVEVNSETDFVAKNSEFIEFANKVAEAAAKVKANSPEELAAADLDGQSAADATHELSAKIGEKLELRRAVTLEGDNVAVYLHRRAADLPAGVGVLVAYEGSGEEAEQAAHVAAMQVAALKAQYLSRDDVPADRVESERAVLENITREEGKPEAALPKIVEGRLNGFFKDIVLLEQASVADSKKTVKQLMDEAGVTLTGFARFEVGQH, from the coding sequence ATGGCGAATTTCACCGCCGCCGACGTCAAGAAGCTCCGCGAGCTCACCGGCTCCGGCATGAAGGCCTGCAAGGACGCCCTGGTCGAGACCGAGGGCGACTTCGACAAGGCCGTCGAGATCCTGCGCGTCAAGGGCGCCAAGGACGTGGGCAAGCGCGCCGAGCGCACCGCCGCCGAGGGCCTGGTCGCCGTCTCCGGCAACACCATGGTCGAGGTCAACTCCGAGACCGACTTCGTGGCCAAGAACTCCGAGTTCATCGAGTTCGCCAACAAGGTCGCGGAGGCCGCCGCCAAGGTCAAGGCCAACTCCCCGGAGGAGCTCGCCGCCGCCGACCTCGACGGCCAGTCCGCCGCCGACGCCACCCACGAGCTGTCCGCCAAGATCGGCGAGAAGCTCGAGCTGCGCCGCGCCGTGACGCTGGAGGGCGACAACGTCGCCGTCTACCTGCACCGCCGTGCCGCCGACCTGCCCGCCGGCGTCGGCGTGCTGGTCGCCTACGAGGGCTCCGGCGAGGAGGCCGAGCAGGCCGCCCACGTCGCCGCCATGCAGGTCGCCGCCCTCAAGGCGCAGTACCTGTCCCGCGATGATGTCCCGGCGGACCGCGTCGAGTCCGAGCGCGCCGTCCTGGAGAACATCACCCGCGAGGAGGGCAAGCCCGAGGCCGCCCTCCCGAAGATCGTCGAGGGCCGCCTCAACGGCTTCTTCAAGGACATCGTCCTCCTGGAGCAGGCGTCCGTCGCCGACTCCAAGAAGACCGTCAAGCAGCTCATGGACGAGGCCGGCGTCACGCTGACCGGTTTCGCCCGCTTCGAGGTCGGCCAGCACTAG
- a CDS encoding LapA family protein, which translates to MNEHDYPAASGRPRDGRPLPPEQTPMERYDDTAVEPAPVTETAPETAPPRETKPAKRGGAASSTWVALIIGALLLILLLVFILQNQQSVELHLFAWTWNFPLGVGLLLASIIGGLIMACAGIWKMFEMRRQLKNR; encoded by the coding sequence ATGAATGAACACGATTACCCCGCCGCTTCCGGACGCCCCCGCGACGGGCGCCCCCTTCCCCCCGAGCAGACGCCGATGGAGCGTTACGACGACACGGCGGTAGAGCCCGCGCCCGTGACCGAAACGGCTCCCGAAACCGCTCCCCCGCGCGAGACGAAACCCGCCAAGCGCGGCGGCGCCGCCTCGAGCACGTGGGTCGCGCTCATCATCGGCGCGCTGCTGCTGATCCTGCTGCTGGTCTTCATCCTGCAGAACCAGCAGTCCGTCGAGCTCCACCTGTTCGCGTGGACGTGGAACTTCCCGCTGGGCGTCGGCCTGCTGCTGGCGTCGATCATCGGCGGCCTGATCATGGCCTGCGCCGGCATCTGGAAGATGTTCGAGATGAGGCGCCAGCTGAAGAACCGCTGA
- the frr gene encoding ribosome recycling factor, which translates to MIDETLLDAEEKMANSVEHCREELTHIRTGRANPAMFNGVMAEYYGAPTPITQMATISVPEPRMLIIKPYEASVMQDIENAIRNSDLGVNPTNDGHVLRVTVPQLTEERRREMAKMAKGKGEDAKIAIRNVRRKGMESLKKIQKDGDAGEDEVQTAEKELDSVTKKYVEQVDSLVERKESELMEV; encoded by the coding sequence ATGATCGACGAGACGCTGCTCGATGCAGAAGAGAAGATGGCCAACTCCGTGGAGCACTGCCGCGAGGAGCTGACCCACATCCGCACGGGACGCGCGAACCCCGCGATGTTCAACGGCGTCATGGCCGAGTACTACGGCGCGCCGACCCCGATCACCCAGATGGCCACCATCTCGGTGCCGGAGCCGCGGATGCTCATCATCAAGCCGTACGAGGCGTCGGTCATGCAGGACATCGAAAACGCCATCCGCAACTCGGATCTGGGCGTCAACCCGACCAACGACGGCCACGTCCTGCGCGTCACCGTGCCGCAGCTGACCGAGGAGCGCCGCCGCGAGATGGCCAAGATGGCCAAGGGCAAGGGCGAGGACGCCAAGATCGCCATCCGCAACGTGCGCCGCAAGGGCATGGAGTCGCTGAAGAAGATCCAGAAGGACGGTGACGCGGGCGAGGACGAGGTCCAGACCGCGGAGAAGGAGCTCGACTCCGTCACCAAGAAGTACGTCGAGCAGGTCGACTCGCTCGTCGAGCGCAAGGAAAGCGAGCTGATGGAGGTCTAG